From the genome of Solanum dulcamara chromosome 12, daSolDulc1.2, whole genome shotgun sequence:
TCATGATTCTTATCTGAATAATAATAACACGGAGAATCTAGAAAATTGGAAATTGCAACTGCttgataaaaaaatgaaaatcaagaCCTCTTCTGATTTCAAAAAGCTCTTGTGAGTCTTCTTTTCGATTATAATCGATGGAATCGACCATTTcgttacataaaaaataattgatttgaGCAGGCCGTAAGAAATGAAatgtgataatatttttttgacacATGTAAAAGTGatggaaaataaagaatatcTTTTACATACCCGCCAAGTTTATCAActtcttggaaaatgataaaaagaaagatacCCCTTTTGTCACTCCAAAAAATGCTCCCTAATGAACTGGACAATCAGTGGGTTTCTATCAACAAAGAAAAAAGTAATAATCTTAATAAGGAATTTTTAAATCGACTTGAAATTCTAGACAAGGAATCTCTTTCTCTGAATATACTCGAAATAAGGACGAGATTGTGTAATGATGATACTAAAGAAGAATACGTGCCTAaaatatatgatcctttgtTAAATGGACCATATCGAGGAACAATCAAAAAAGATGTTTCATCTTCAATCATAAACAATACTTTGCTAAAAAATTGGAAAGAGAGAGTTAGACTAAATAGGATTCATACTATCTTTCTTCCGAATACTGATTACCAAGAATTTGAGTACCAAGAATTTGAACAAAAAGCGTATAAGGTTGATAAAAAACCATTATCAACAGAAATTAACGAGTTCTTGACTTTAATCAATGAATTTGGTAACGAACcaaaattgagtttaaatttGGAAGGCCTTTCTTTATTTTCAGACCAAGAACAGGGAAGAGCGAATTCAGAAAAAAGAACGAAATTTGTAAAATTTGTATTCAATGCAATTGATCCTAATGAGATAAAATCAGGAAAAAAATCGATTGGAATAAATGAAATAAGTAAAAAAGTACCTCGGTGGTCATATAAATTAATCACCGAATTGGACCAATAAATGGGTGAATTTCAAGATCGCGCATCAATGGATCATCAACTTCGTTCAAGAAAAGCCAAATGTGTAGTTATTTTTACTGACAACAACGCCACTAACGATTCTGAGGAGAAAGTGGCTTTAATAAGCTATTCGCAACAATCAGATTTTCGGCGAGGTCTAATTAAAGGTTCTATGCGTGCTCAAAGGTGCAAAACATTTATTTCTAAACTCTTTCAAGCAAATATGCATTCCCCCTTTTTTCTCGACAGAATAACCCCCCTcagtcttttttcttttgatatctCTAAACTGATTAAACCACTTTTTCGAAATTGGGCAGGTAAAGAGGGAGAATTCAAGATTCTAGAGTCTAGAGAAgaacaaacaaaaagagaagagcaaaaagaaaaagacaaaaaagaggagaacaaaagaaaggaaaaagcaCGAATAACGATCGCAGAAGCCTGGGATAGCATTTCTTTTGCGCAAATAATAAGAAGCTACATGTTAATAACTCAAtcaattctttgaaaatatattctatTACCTTCATTTATAATAGCCAAAAATATCGGGTGTATGTTATTCTTGCAACTTCTTGAATGGTCTGAAGATTTACAGGAATGGAATAGAGAAATGCAGATTAAATGTACTTATAATGGTGTTGAATTATCAGAAATAGAATTTCCCAAAAATTGGTTGAGAGACAGGATTcagatcaaaattttatttcctttttgtttGAAACCTTGGCATATATCTAAATTGTACCTCTCCCACGGAGAGCTaatgagaaagaaaaaataaaaagatgatttttattttttaacagtTTGGGGAATGGAAGCTGAACTTCCCTTTGGTTCTCCCCGAAAGCGCCCTTCCTTTTTTGAGCCCATTTTTAAGGAACTCGAAAAAAAGAttggaaaattaaaaaagaaatattttagaactctaaaaattgtaaaagaaaaaacaaaattatttataagAGTTTCAAAAGAAACCAAAAAATGGCTTATCAAAAGTATTggatttctcaaaaaaataaaaaaagaacttTCAAGGGTAAATGCAATTGTATTAGTTAGATTCAAAGAAATATCTGAATCGAATGAaacgaaaaaagaaaaagattatcTAATTAGTAATCAAATAATTAACGAAACATTTAGTCAAATCCAATCTGAAAATTGGCCAAATTCTTCACTAATAGAAACAAAAATGAAGGATTTGACTAATAGAACAAGtacaataaaaaatgaaatagaaagaattacaaaagaaaaaaagaaagtaactcCAGAAATAGACATTAGACctaataaaacaaataatattaaaaaattcgaatcgccaaattttttttttcaaatattaaaaagcAGAAATACTCGAGTAATATGGAAATTccattattttctaaaattattcaTTCAAAGATTATACATCGATCTATTTTTATCTATCATTAATATTCCTAGAATTACTACACAACTCTTTCTTGAATCAACAAACAAATTGATTGAGAAATCCATTTccaataatgaaataaatcaagaaaaaattaataataataataataaaattcacTTTATATTTATTTCGACTCTAAAAAAGTCActttataatattagtaataaAAATTCACATATTTTTTGTGATTTATCGTACTTGTCACAAGCATATGTATTTTACAAATTATCACAAACCCAAGTTCTTAATTTGTCTAAATTTAGATCTGTTCTTCAATATAACACAACTTCTTGTTTCCTTTAGACTAAAATAAAGGACTATTTTAGAACACTAGGAATATTTCATTCGGaattaaaacataagaaacttcAGAGTTATAGAATCAATCAATGGAAAAACTGATTAAGACGGCATTATCAATACGATTTCTCTCAGATTAGATGGTCTAGATTAATGCCAAAAAAATGGCGAACTAAGGTTAATCAAAGTTGTATGgctcaaaataaaaatagaaacttAACCAAATGGAATTCATATGAAAAAGACCAATTAATTCATTACAAAAACAAAATCGAAAATGGTCTAGATTAATGCCAAAAAAATGGCGAACTAGGGTTAATCAAAGTTGTATggctcaaaaataaaaatagaaacttAACCAAATGGAATTCATATGAAAAAGACAATTAATTcattacaaaaacaaaaacgAAAATGGTCTAGATTAATGCCAAAAAAAATGGCGAACTAGGATTAATCAAAGTTGTATGgctcaaaataaaaatagaaacttAACCAAATGGAATTCATATGAAAAAGACCAATTAATTcattacaaaaacaaaaacgAAAATGATTCGGAACTCTATTCATTATCAAACCAAAAAGAGAATTTTCTAAATAGTTTTTTCTTTAAGAATTATCCAATTATATGATGaagaaaatttaataattatctTTTTAGCCAGATATGTAACCTgcaattatattaaattaattatatagtaaACAAATGTGAcaatattatacttatttgataaaatttatatactattttaatattttgaatttaggCCCGAGCTTAGCACGATCCTGCAATTAGTATATTAAATATATCTAAACTTCGAATAAACTATATCAAATAGCATAAATTAGTTTTTCAGCATCACTGCTAATTTGATAGATAACATCGAATTAAGAAACGTTTATCTGATGAGGAAAGTTTTGAGTTTCAATAATTAACACCATCAAATAGTTGTGCACTTAATAAAATTCACGTTCAGAAAATAATCAAGACAAAAATATTGTAATATTCATGACGAAAAATCTGATTATTCCtttctaaaataaattcaaCGGGGCTTTGAGTTTGATCTTGAGTCTATGTTGAACTTGATCTTAATATGAATTTGAATTAAAGGACTTTAAATTTGATCTTGAATATAGTGATcttgtacttgaattcaagATTCTAAAACTTAATTTGAATCTTCGTTTTGATCTTTAGAACTTATAGAAAAAATACTTGTTTACTTAAATCTCATAGCTTGTAGAGAAATTTGTGATATTTTATCCAAGAATTTTCTGTGATTTCTTGTTAAAATTATGGTGTAATGGATGAAATACACCATATCAAGCACGCATGTATTTCACTGCTAGACACAAAGCTAATTGTGATATTTTTGAGTTGTATTTATTTTACCTCCAAATAGCCTAGGAATAATAGGATATGTTCTCTCCTGAGATTAATTATATaactgaattttttttatcatagtttAGAAAATATCTATGCCATTTTAgttatttagaacatatttggattgacttattttaaataacttataagttaaaaaaaattaagtaggTGCAggccaacttatttttttgacttataagctattttcaacttataaactgctcaaaataagtcaatccaaacaaactcaattatttattgaggctaatttaaacaattttttttttaaaattgaccaactaaatactcaaaaaagctgaaaacaacttataactCAATCCAAACGGACTCTTAGTCATCTTATTGAATATGGTGAAACTTGTAAGTTTCAACCATGTCAAACCTATTAgaattataaatgagttgagagtatttaataataatattttattatacattcaattagacaaattataatttaagaaataaaataaaatttactaaaaAAATTTAACGGATCAAATTGTGACATGAGTTGAAGTTGTATTTTGAAATTGACGTCCTTCCGTTTCACTTGGGCCACAAGTCACttcaaataataaatgaaactttattaatgtctttttcatattttcacatgtccttttctttttctttcattaaggAAAAAACAAATGAATCTATCCGTtgattaataatatataaccTAATTATTTTTACGAATATTAAAGGGAAACTCTTTTGTTTCTATACCTTACCGCCTTTTGTGGCACTCTTTTGTTtgcatcttttttattttaaaaaataaaaatataatattacatTATGGTGCGGAATTGAAATAGTGATACATTGAGTTATAGTGCAGtggtgaaattattttattcttaatcaggaatctcaagttcaagtcatgaatatgaaattttttttattaagaaacGGAAGAATTCttctaaatatttaattatgaattatgtagaatattattatattatattaattcgAAGTTGTTGATATACGAACTCATAATCAAACTTTTGGGTCCATcactatttaatatttaattcgAAGTTGTTGATATACGAACTCATAAACAAACTTTTGGCTCCATcactatttaatatttaatacaaTGTACAAATTTAGCAAATTGCATCAGCAGTTTTTTTGTCTGACTATAGGACATGAGTGTTATCACATATGACACTAAATAATGATTCTCAATTTTGTTACCCCACaaattagaaattaatttgGCATCACATTcacaaaaacacaaaaaatagtATATGAATCGTGGAGCGTTTTGGATCCAGTCCCTTCCTCGTACAAAATATCTCCATTTCCTCAACGTACAATTTCGTGATTAATCTAGCACATATCGGTTTAAAAGGTCTTTTggattaacaaaatattttagataGTTATAGGACTATATAAGAATTTTTAGGGCTTGTTTGAAAATGTCACGATCCCGACCCgtcgtgactggcacccactcTAATCCTCTATTGGGAGAACCATTCTTACAGCCCAACTAACAACAATTGCAAGATAGAATCAAAAATAGAGTTCACGGCAGCCTGAAAGAACAGCTCACCCTTAAACTCGAACACCACTACTTCTTTAGGTGAGGTTTCTCCGCAACCGGCTGAATATgctctgtactcaacaaagacagcaagtatagtatcagtacacaaaatcaacagtgtactggtaggatcacgcggttagctagtaagctgatcatggacaagtaaacttaacacaataaatacatatatatagaatagaTAACTCATATCACCTCAACAATACTCAGCAAGATCATAGTTCATAACCTCAATACCATACAACTTCAAGTAAGGGTCCACTCAGGGGACCTGTAAATACTTAacttgtgtcggaacgtgacatccgatccaaaatTTGTGTCAgtacgtgacacccaatccaaacatACAAGCAATCACAATTTCACAATCATAGTCAATTATttcaccaagaacaagttcatcacaaaGCAGGCC
Proteins encoded in this window:
- the LOC129876608 gene encoding protein TIC 214-like: MEAELPFGSPRKRPSFFEPIFKELEKKIGKLKKKYFRTLKIVKEKTKLFIRVSKETKKWLIKSIGFLKKIKKELSRVNAIVLVRFKEISESNETKKEKDYLISNQIINETFSQIQSENWPNSSLIETKMKDLTNRTSTIKNEIERITKEKKKVTPEIDIRPNKTNNIKKFESPNFFFQILKSRNTRVIWKFHYFLKLFIQRLYIDLFLSIINIPRITTQLFLESTNKLIEKSISNNEINQEKINNNNNKIHFIFISTLKKSLYNISNKNSHIFCDLSYLSQAYVFYKLSQTQVLNLSKFRSVLQYNTTSCFL